A single window of Ornithorhynchus anatinus isolate Pmale09 chromosome 3, mOrnAna1.pri.v4, whole genome shotgun sequence DNA harbors:
- the ZFTA gene encoding uncharacterized protein C11orf95 homolog — MKSTHPVPPLPGQDQQPEGEASGPWGSTPISSPRSGGLCPPSGRKYSDHCEAWASRPGKSRIPGRDHRRYYHDHWRLEYLMDFNPPRHGMVCMVCGSSLATLKLSTIKRHIRQKHPYSLYWSPRQKEIISSSWDAHLGLGAGGEGPGAGEEQGAEEEEEEEEEGGTDPSAHLLKSSGNSPAPGGCWRRGGPSAPRAWRASAARWAGGGGGWGQSLERQLKESLQSWFRAEFLMDYDPRGNRLVCMVCWRALPSLHLDDIRAHVLEVHPGSLGLTAPQRSALLQAWGAWPRGSTSFPLPAADDDVAPQDLSSKAHGLVPPSDAPSPPEPSASGADRELGWVSGSPRVKEEEEEEEKGAWASPSVPRGRDHRRYYQERWRLEYLMDYDGGRRGLVCMVCGGVLATLKVSTIKRHIHQRHPGSTQLSGPVKALIAQEWSRQAARLLALGPPFCELSGGAGGDVVTAATTLQGDGEEEAVVVKEEAVVEEEEEEEKWADPRLSSEEPAGEEEEEEQEEEEESLSLPVRAPPPPPPQPLTPRSREQRRYYQPRWRSEYLMDYDGGRRGLVCMVCGGALATLKVSTIKRHILQVHPFSLEFSPQERQTILEAYEEAALRCYGQEGFRGPVQSPGREAEVKAGGGGAICKV, encoded by the exons ATGAAATCCACCCACCCTGTGCCTCCCCTCCCAGGACAAGACCAGCAGCCCGAGGGGGAAGCCTCAGGGCCCTGGGGGAGCACCCCTATCTCCTCCCCCAGGTCCGGGGGCCTGTGCCCGCCCTCCGGACGGAAATACTCGGACCACTGCGAGGCGTGGGCTTCCCGGCCTGGCAAGAGCCGCATCCCCGGCCGCGACCACCGGCGCTACTATCACGACCACTGGCGGCTCGAATACCTGATGGACTTCAACCCGCCGCGGCACGGCATGGTGTGCATGGTGTGCGGCAGCTCCCTGGCCACCCTCAAGCTCAGCACCATCAAGCGCCACATCCGCCAGAAACACCCATACTCCCTGTACTGGAGCCCCCGCCAGAAGGAGATCATCAGCAGCAGCTGGGACGCTCatctggggctgggggccgggggcgaggggccgggggccggagaagagcaaggggcagaggaggaggaagaggaagaggaggaaggggggacagACCCATCCGCCCACCTGTTGAAGAGCTCAG GCAATTCCCCAGCCCCTGGGGGCTGCTGGCGGCGTGGGGGTCCCTCGGCTCCCCGGGCCTGGCGTGCCTCTGCGGcccggtgggcggggggcgggggcgggtgggggcagAGTTTGGAGCGGCAGCTGAAGGAGTCTCTGCAGAGCTGGTTCCGGGCCGAGTTCCTCATGGATTATGACCCGCGGGGGAACCGGCTGGTGTGCATGGTCTGCTGGCGGGCGCTGCCCAGCCTCCACCTGGATGACATCCGTGCCCACGTGCTGGAGGTCCACCCGGGCTCCCTGGGGCTCACCGCTCCCCAGCGCAGCGCCCTGCTGCAGGCCTGGGGCGCCTGG CCAAGAGGCTCaacatccttccccctccccgcagcagaCGATGACGTCGCCCCCCAGGACTTGAGCAGCAAAGCCCACGGCCTGGTCCCTCCCTCCGACGCCCCCTCACCCCCGGAGCCCAGCGCCTCGGGAGCGGACAGAGAGCTGGGCTGGGTGTCGGGGAGCCctagggtgaaggaggaggaggaggaggaagagaagggggcctGGGCCTCCCCCAGCGTGCCCCGGGGCCGAGACCACCGGCGTTACTACCAGGAGCGCTGGCGTCTGGAGTACCTGATGGACTAtgacgggggccggcgggggctggTGTGCATGGTGTGCGGGGGGGTCCTGGCCACGCTCAAGGTCAGCACCATCAAGAGGCACATCCACCAGCGCCACCCGGGCTCCACCCAGCTCAGCGGCCCCGTCAAGGCCCTCATCGCTCAGGAGTGGAGCCGCCAGGCTGCTCGCCTGCTAGCCCTGGGGCCGCCCTTCTGCGAGCTGtcagggggggccgggggggacgttGTCACCGCTGCCACAACCCtgcagggggacggggaggaggaggcagtggtggtgaaggaggaggcagtggtggaggaggaggaggaagaggaaaagtggg CAGACCCTCGTCTGTCTTCTGAAGAGCCAGCaggcgaagaggaggaggaggagcaggaagaggaagaagagagcctGAGCCTTCCCGTGagggcgcccccgcccccacccccgcagcccctcaccccccgcaGCCGGGAGCAGCGACGCTACTACCAGCCGCGCTGGAGGAGCGAGTACCTGATGGACTATGATGGGGGCCGGCGGGGACTGGTGTGCATGGTGTGCGGGGGAGCCCTGGCCACCCTCAAGGTCAGCACCATCAAACGACACATCCTGCAGGTCCACCCCTTCTCCCTGGAGTTCTCGCCCCAGGAGCGGCAGACCATCCTGGAGGCCTACGAGGAGGCCGCCCTGCGCTGCTACGGGCAAGAGGGCTTCAGGGGCCCTGTCCAGAGTCCAGGCCGGGAAGCCGAGGtcaaggccgggggcgggggagccatCTGCAAGGTGTAG